The Oryza brachyantha chromosome 6, ObraRS2, whole genome shotgun sequence region TTTACAATAGCCAATACTTCATTAATAATTCATAATAAGCCCATAGGCCATAGTTTTATGTGATCATCTCCACTCATTTAAACTATGTCTTATGTATTATATCGTAAATGACGACTTTCATCACCGTTTCTTATTAATACTTGACATAATTAAATCTTATACATAATATCCCTCATTTGTACATGGTATATGTTACATGATCTATGCACTGTCGCTGTACATGCTTATAAATACCAACGATCAAATGTTTTGAGGAGTTAATACAACATTTAGACATGTATTCAATGGTGCTATCCACTCTTTTGTCTAGAAACAACTATGGATACTAAAGTAGTAACAAACACCAGAGAGTTGCCATATTTGTCACAATTAATCCCTTATGTGTTAGAAACACGTAaccaattaaaaaattgttccTCGCTCAACCAAAAACTTACCAACCGATCTAActtgaaacttgaatggaacACATACATAGGGCTCCATCGTTTCACAGTTACAactatttataagttaaaatttgaattttagaacttaattttaaactttattttgtggttttttcatcatggtttgttttacacatttcgcttttgagtcaCTATGggcacgtatataaaagttttacctgcaaattattttttatttgcaaaaacgCGTATTCGCTTATTCCTCCAAAAAACGAAACGACGGGAACAACACATgtaaacttataaaatacaatCTTATTCTAAAAGGACATGTTTGGTTTGGTGGATGGAAGATTACCGTTACTTTTTTCATGGTGTTTGGTTCACATGCAAGCGATGAATAGGAGAACTACTTATGAAATATCCTTCAAATATGATAGGATGAATATAACTAATTTGGCCGAACGAAACCACCCACTAACAACAATTATTAGCAACTAATTTCAAGACAAGCCTCCTTATCACGAGTAATCTTGCATTTTTGCCTctaatgtactccctccgattcTAGAATAGACGTCATTTATGACATATTTTAGCATTACAAGACATGATTAATATGAGTCTATTATTCCATGTTTGTCGTTTTAAATACGTCTCGAAGctattttcacataaaaattttcgTACACTAGACTAGCTAGCATAGTGGGTTTAGTTTTCGAGGTCTCCGGTTTGATTCTTATGTTACGTATTTTTATgatgctatttttttattcgtatcgTGCatgatgttctttttttattcccGCTGTGGGtgtctgtttttcttttcaccaCGCCGTCCCTTCCACATTTTCATCTCAACCTATTTAGACGCAAAGTAAGCAGGTTAGCACTGCATCATCCAAGGAACGAAAATGGCACAATTTTTCTAGCCTTCGATCTGAACCTAGAACCTAGAATTTTCGCAGCACTCACATGCAGGCGCGCCATCGCCCTCCTCCATCTCAGGCGCCCTGTCCTCAAGTACGATGCCATTGCGCTCATCATCTAGcgcgtcttcctcctccaagTCAGGCACGACGACCATTTCCATGGAGCTTGCAGTGGCACGCAACGAGCGAAAGTGGTGGAGCAGCGGGATATGATGGGATGGCAACGCGGACATGACACTGTTTAAAGAGTTATATGGAAGATGGGAAGGCAATGCTGCGCTTTAATGTCTCTTCGAGAGTGAGCACGTCAAGCCGCGGACGATGTGTCCACACATGTGAGAAGTCTAAAATGAACGTAAAATCACAGATCATACTGAGTTTTGAAATCCATGAGTTTTGAAATCCATAATTTCTCTAGGACGACAGTAATTTCATAACCGGAGGAAGAACCTCTAAATGGAGCAATATTACCGTCAGGTTTTACTAAAATACGGAAACAATCGCGTTTGCTACTTCTTtgtaggccgcgttcggtgaGGCAAGTTAGTTATCttatcctctctttttccacgcacacgctttccgaactactgaacgatgtattttttacaaaaattttctatagaaaagttatttaaaaatcatattaatctatttattatttttttaataattaattaatcatgtactaatttattactgcGTATTTTTCAGACCTTTCTCCCTCCACGCCAAACACGGCCGTAGGGTGGAACCCACCTGAACCGGTGAAAATCCACCACGCAAACGTCACGGACTCCACgaggcgctgccgccggcgggcCGCCGCGACCCACACGGATCGGAGCCAACCtccccaacccaacccaaaccTCACCAGATTTCCAGCTCCACACGCACCACGCGCCGCGCAGCCGATCGAGCCGCCGTTGCCGGCCTCGGCAAGCAAAGGATCCCCCACCCCTCCTACTACCCGCCACGATTCCCGCAACCCTAGACCAATCCCTTCCCGTCCCGAGGCCGAATTCCATGGATCTGCCTTCCCCGTTCGATCaccccctccaccgccgcggtggccaccaccaccactaccccGACCATCACTtcccgggaggaggaggaggcggcggcggcggcggcgctgctgctgctgcggcagcGCGCTCCAGGTACGACTACGGCGGCGCATACGAGCCCCACCCTCACCATTACCACCTCcccgaccaccaccaccaccatccacCGCGCGTCCACCACAACCACCACTACCAGCCGCCCGCGCCAACGCCgcccccgccaccgcctcctcctctgccgcAGAGCCGCTACGAGTCCTCTCCTCACTATggcctccctctccgcccgctGCCCGATACgtactcgccgccgccgccaccgccgccgccgtaccaTGACCCGCCGCCCCACTACCACAGCCAccagcggcgcggcgacgaggacttCATCCCCGCCGACGAGATCCGCCGCGTCGGTggtcatcaccaccaccatcccTTGCAGCTCCCGTGGGAGGACACCGAGGAAGAGAGGCGCCGCTACGGTGCCTCCCATCAGCTCCGGTTATCGCCGTCTGCCTCTCGGAAAAGGCAGCGTTGCGCTGTGCACGACGGCGACCTTGAGAGCACCTCCAGTTCTgggccgcctccccgccgccagAGGCAGTTACCCCACCTGGACTATGCTCTGGATGACAGTTTTGTAGATAGGAACACCGCACATCCTGGTTACAGTAGCCATGAGGGTTTCTCAATCCACAGCGACAGCAAGGTTAGCAGGAAGACCCAGATGCCAACGCAGATGCCACTGCCTGGCTCTCCGCATGCCACCAGTGCTGGGTATCCGAGGCGAGCCCCACAGAAGGTTGCCCCCACGAGAGTGTCTGTTTGGCATCGAATCGAGGAGAACCCTGCAGTTTATGAACCGCCCCCTCCGCTGCATCTACCAAAGGAGGTGCATGTCTCGCCGTGCAAGTCGAACAATGTTGCTCCTGCTTCAAGGGAATTGGCCAGTGTGATTTCAGTGGATTGTAGAGGGAAGAGTGCTGATGGTAATGAAGGTGATAGTAATATAGGAACAAAGAAGAATCCTGTTAAGAAGAATGAAAAGGTTTTGGCTTCAGTGCTTGTGAAGCCTTCAATGGAACCCAAGGAAAAGGAAGTGGCTGTTAAGAAGATGCTCAAGAAACCTAGTAAGGTTCAGAAGAATGCGGTAGATTCCACTAGCGGAAGTTTAATCTCAACTCCCCATCCTGGTGCTGGTGTGAAGAAAGTGAAGAAGatagttataaaaaagatTGTTAGGAAGATCAACGGGAAAGGTAagcaaattagtagtccagtTGTCTCAGAAAAGAGGGATAGTACTGATGCTAATGCTTGTGAGAAAGAAGAGGGTGAGATCACTACATCGTCTTTTGAGAAGGATGCTATTTCTGCACATGACCCGATCGCCGTTAGTGACACAGCTGGTTTTGGTAATGGTGTGAACGCCCAGAAGGAAGAAAGCAATATCTTCACAAATCCAAGTGGAAGGAATGCTGCTTCGGCCATCAAATATACAGGTAGTAGTGAGAGTGTGCATTCTGGAAAGGAAGAGGGTAGAAGCCCAATGAAGCCAGTTGATAATATTAATGCTTCTTTAGCCATTGACCGTACAGAAGTGCTTGAGAAAAGTGGGACCAAGCGTTATAGGAAGGAGCATGATATGAGCTCTATTGGTTCAGGTGTCAATGATGCTTTTGTGGTTGAGAACGATCATACTCAGGAAGAGGTCAATATCCCCATTCTTTCAGGTGAAATGAATGTTGCAGATGCGAGTAACTCTGTAAGAGTTTCTGATGCACGGGAACTTCCTCAGTGCGATGGTTCCAGCATGGAAGAGATCAAAGTACATAAGGATGTGGATGCAAACAATGCTGTTTGCATGGATGGAATTTCTTCAAACTCTGATACAACAGAACTCAGTGGAAATGAAGGTGGCAGGAGGGAAAGTGAAAAAATCCTGATTGCCCGAAATGAACTTGTAAGCAATTTTGTTGGAAGTCCTAGTACAGCAGATATTTGCATGACTTCTGGAGAGGATGCTCAGAAACAAGATGGTGTAATCCTTATTGGTTCAATCGAAAAGAGCATTGGCTTTTTAGGTGAATCCATGGGAACTCGTAGGACAGCAGAATCTGGTGTGAGCAAGGATGTCCCCAGTGAAGTAGATAACATGCTGATCCATCCAAGGGAAAAAGATTTCATGACATTGAACTCTTGGAGAGCTCTTAATAATACAAAAGTTAGTGAAAAGGAGGATATCCAGGAGAAAGAGGACAGAATACCCATGGAATCAATTATAGCTTGTACTTCTAGTGGAAATGAGGATATGCAGGTGAACGAGGGTATACAGCCGATGAAATTAAGCGAAGCTAATGCTTTTAGTGGAAGTGAGGATATCCGAGGGAAAGAGTGTATAATACCCATGTGTTCAAGTGGAACAAATACATCTTTGGTGAACCATGGTAATGCTTCTAATCCAAAGCATGTTAGTGCGAATGATGATACGCCGAAGAAAGAGAGCCACAGGTCCATAGaatcatgtaaaaataatacttttgAAATTATGCACCACAAAGAAGTTGCTAGTACTGAAGAGGTTATCACGAGTATGTCTCTTGGGAGAAAATTGGCTGAATGCCCTGTGAGGTCAAATGAAAGATGTTCAGGTGCTATAGGTAATTCTGCAAATACTTTAGAATTTGATTTAGCATGTGCAACCGAGGGTAATCAAATGGAAGATCTACTCAACAACAGAACTGCTTtagatgaaacaaataatCCCCTTGATGCTGAGGATTCCTCTGCCTTTGATCTTCCATCTTCCAGAAATGTAGAAAGTACAGCATCTCCATTATATGATCTTATGGAGGATTCAACCAGTGATGGTATTTTGAATATTAGTTTGGGAAGGAGCACTACATTGCAGGCAGCAGAACTGATGGATCATCGTGGAGCCCATATGTCTTCTGAGAATGATTCTTTGATACATTGCCAGGAATCTTCAACTGTACCTGGTAACTGTGAGCAGTCTGTACGTACAGCTTTGACACTTGGTAGTAACACCTATTTCAGTAGCGCGGAAATTGATGATCAACCTGAGGGAAGTCATGAGCATGTGGAAGGTCAGCGAGGATTAAATGTTGCAATACAAAAGGAATTCAATAGCTCTGGCAAAATAAAAGCCCTAACTGGTGAGGGCGTAACCAGTACAGGTATTCAAAATTGGCTGACTTTACCACCATCAATCAACAACATGGAAATGTCTGGGCAATTTTTGGACAATGGTTTTACCGGTAGTAATGATAGGCTAGGTTTAGACCAGAGTATCGACGATGCCACTTCTATGAGTCAGGGTCATGATATTACACAGGATATGGACCAATGTGGAAGTGAGGAAGCTTTCGTTAGTCAGGATCACAGCAATAGGTTATGTGGTAGCAATTTGTCTCATTCACATTTGTTGGTGCCCAAAGAGGGCAGCATGGATGTTGAGGATCAGAGTGAGATTATTCTCGGTTTGAACCCTACTAGTTCAGTAAATGGTGTTCACTATGGTTGTCAAGCAGTTGATATTCCTGTCAATGACCTGAATAAGCCCATTCCCTCAGCTTTAGAATCTTCTGATTTGATGGATATAGATCGATATTCTTCTCAAGTATGTGTCAATACAGATCACGCCAATCTCAGTAATACCGAGAATCCTGGGGTTGAATCAAATACAAAGCAGGATTTGTTGTCTTCTTGGATTGAAGCCATTGTGTCAGAGGCTAAAAAAGAGCACATACCATGCATATCCACTCCACTCTCTGTTGGCTCGCCAGAAAAGTTGTTAGAACCAAAGGAAGACAACAGGAAAACAGTACTGgaaacagtggtaccttctGCAGTAAAATCACCTCAGATAAATTTTGCTAGCTGTACACTCCCCAAGGTAGCTCCTAAACAAGTTACTTTGCCTAGCTCATCCCGAGAGTCCACTCGAGCAAATCAGAATGCAAGGCACAGGACGTGGCATCGTGGTAACATAGCATCTTCTAGTTCATCTTTGCATGCTTCACAGCCTTCAGGATTACCTCCAAAACTACCACTCAAGAATAAAAAAGCTGAAAATTCTTATATACGTAAGGGTAATGCTCTTATTAGAAATCCATCAAATGGAAAGCTTCCTCATTCTTCTTCCAGTCATGATACTCAAAACAAGTTGAATAAAGCTGTGGTAAGGAGAAGCATGAATTTTGTTAGGAAAGCTGATATGAAAGACTTTGTAGCAAATTCTAACATCTCAGTTGAAAGACCAAAGACTCCTCCTCTACCACTTCACACAAAATCCATTAGCAGCCCTACAAACTTTTTGGAGCAATTGCCTCAAATTTTGCAGAAACAGCATGGTCATGAAATTGAGGAGGATACCACTGGGCAGCCAAAGTCAGGTTTTGATAACCCAGACATCAAAACTACACAAAAATCTGAACCCTCAGATGCTAGTAAAGTGGTTTATGTTAGACCCAAGTCAAATCAACTGGTTGCTGCACAGAGGCAACACCCTGTTGATTTAATTAACAGCTCCACGGATAAGATTCTGTCGCTGCAGGCACCCATAGCATCTGATCTCTActtaaagaaaaggaaaaatcaaattatattgAGTTCAGGTTCCCCTTCTGATGGTCAGAATGCCAAAGAGATGTTACCTGCTGAAAactcaaatttagatgagaaGAAAGATCTAATGATTACATGCTCTATCAATGGTATCCCTGGGGTAAAGGAGAGACCACAAAAAGGTAAACTACTGTACAAACCATTTGTTAtttcttccttcttctttAGTAAACATTACCGTCTaataaaaacccaaaaactTCTTAATTCACTAGAATTTGTTTTGGAACCATAAATAGTTACAACCTTTACACCTTTAGAAAACATTTATGATTGTCTTATgtttattcaaaattcaatCAATGATCATGAACTCTCAGCATAAggaaatttatctaaattaaaatgttCAGAACCATACTTCAAATGTGAGTTgatataaataactaaattcgaaaaaaaaaatgtggttttcaaaaaaaaaaaacatccgtCTAATATCTTAGCCTTCACCCTGAAACTCTAGACGGGGGCCATTATTCTCCTTATGCTTCTTAAATAATGGCTTTCCATTTCACTTATGGTTTCATCATCCCATTTCTTTGCCTTTTATGGTGTAGCATAGGTTTGTTTACCATATTAtcttattgtgttatttgttCTTGACTCTTGATTTGTTACTTTGGAGGGTGCAGTGTTTTACAAACTTATAATGTAATATTATCCATGCACTTTTGCCAACACAGCTCTTCAGACAGCAAATAGCGAGGGACGTTTCTCTCATGTGTGGACACTCAATGGACAACAACCACGGAGGAAAGGTTTTATGGTCAATAGTCATATGAATGCGTTCCCACGTATACTtccatggaaaagaaaaatattctgcAAGAATTTTAAAAGCAGTCACACTACATTGTCGAATGTGAGCTCCATACGAATTGTCAGGTATTAACCGACTAGTCTTGTCTCTGCCCTTATTTATTGAATCGTTTTTATTGAACTTTGTTACTGGCATCTCCTGATCATCTATGATTTGACAGAAAATTGTTGCAAACAAGGAAGAGAGATATGATTTATACTGTCTCAACTGATGGGTTCTCTCTACGGAAATCTGGTGTGTTAAGtgttggtggatcaagtttgAAATGGTCAAGATCCCTTGAGAAGCGTTCTCAAAAGGTCAACAAGGTAATTAACTTCAGTGAAATTCTTGTTGCTAATTTCATATTCAGTCATCAATGCAAATGATTTCTAGAGTTCTAGAAGCTATAAATATACTTGGATTATTAGAACAACTATACTGCCAACTTTTGAACACCCGTTCTCTGGTTAATTGTAAGACTGATGTCACGACGAATGTCCTTATGTtaccttttccctttttttttttgtaaaaatggttatatttatagcttttGGATCCATCACAATCATATTATGATCTGGAGCGTATGAGCTGAATAAACTTTTGTCTGATGAATGTTGCCCTACTAGGACACAATTGTTTGATATTACACGAAcatctgaatttttaataGTGTAATAATGGTGGCCTTTTGAAGGTCCATAGACTACGCAAACACTACAAGGTGGAGTGTGTGTGTCCAATTGCTGTATTTGTAACGTCGGTAATAGCCTATATCAATTGCAATCTGGATTGCAGGAAGCTACATTGGCACTTGCTGAagttgaaagaaagaaaagggagaaacAGAAGCGGCATTCTCTTCATAATAAGGGAAGAAATGGTAAATGCGTTAATTTGTGAACTAGACATGGTTAAACTTTTCTTATCAGCAGTGAAGAAGTTTTGACTAGTTCTCAAGTAAAACTCACGTGCTCCTTCATGTTTAAGTTTTAACTTAAATTCCATCTTACagaataaatatttgacctgCTACAGATTTATACATCATGGCATTACTTCATAAAGCACAAGGAAACCAGTTTTTCACCCTAGTTTGAGCACTGTGGCTTATGGATCAGTATTCTCTTTGTGTGCTTACCACCAATGAGTGCTATATTTTAACACGGAAACATCTTACCTTGAATTTGCCTGTCTTtgctaatatatattgtattgaTTATTCATTTTCTCACTagcttttctttatttatgctcTATGATGTCTAATTTTGCAGATCATCAGTACACCGAGTCTGTCACTGTCAATCAATTAATAAACAACCACCAAGCGTCTTCCGATTCAAGAAAATCATCAACTTGCAATGAGTATGTCATGAACATGTGTTGGTTATAATTAttccatcttaaaataaagACCACTTTTATTGTAGATATTTtactttgactttttttttaccttatcTTGAAACAGATATGTGCGTGTTAGCAAAGGTAACCAACTGGTTAGAAATCCAAAGAATGTAATCCGCATGCTAGCAAGTGACAAAGTTCGATGGAGTTTGCACACTGTTAGATCACGCCTAGCAAAGAAGCAACAGTACTGCCAATTCTTCACTCGGTTTGGCCAGTGCAAAAAACCCAGAGGCAAATGCCCTTATATTCATGACCGAGCTAAAGTGAccatttgtactaaatttctTAAAGGCTTGTGTTCTAATACTAGTTGCAAACTGACTCACAAGGTAAGGTATTTCTTCTTGATTATACTGCTAATCTTGCAtcgacattttttttcttcatttcaaGAGCCTGTATTGCAGGTACTTCCAGAAAGAATGCCGGATTGTTCTTATTTTCTGAAAGGTGATTCATTCAAGTCACAGTATTAGTTTCTCTTCGCTCTGCAAAAATTGCCTTGCTAACATTTTGGCATCACATGCAGGACTCTGTAACAACATAGCCTGTCCCTATAGGCATGTGAAAGTGAACTTGAATGCTCCTGTTTGTGAAGACTTCTTGAAAGGATATTGTGCAGATGGCGATGAGGTATGTGATGTTAACGCTGGTAGTCTGCTGATCGTTTATCAAATTTCCACTTGCCGAACCACAAAATAACATAGATGCTTGTtcaattttttacattttaacCAAAGGAAGAATTTAGCATCAGATGCACAAAAAACTATTCAGTGCAATAGGTTCTCATTTTTATTCCATCAATCAAATGGTAACTCCTTGTGCTTTAAATCCTTGGTAATAGGGTTTCTTTTCTGTAATCTAGGAAGGCATGATTTAGTATTGATATACTAAGATGAAAATGATTTGCTggtagagtttttttttgctgtgtACCCGTTAGCCTTATGAACTTTGGGGGCATCCACAAACCTTCGTTTATTTTGAATAAAGACCACTAATCTTTTCCATGATCTTGAAATAATGTCTTTACGAGCAGTGTCATAAAAAGCACAGCTATGTATGCCCCGTCTTCGAGGAGACAGGAGAATGCCCACAAAGATCTAGATGCAAACTTCATCATCCCAAGAGCAAAGTCAAATCCAAGAGAACCAGACCAGATTTCTTGCAAAACAGCAGTTGGGGCCGGTATTTTGACGCCAGCATTGACCATGAAAGTGAGACAGGGAAAGTTTCTTTAGACAAagacgagagagagaaaccTCACCGTGTTTTCTCTGATGGGGACTTTCTAAACCTGAATGATGATGGCGATGAAGATATTGCAGCTTTAGATGTGTCAGATGACATACCACTGATGGAATTGGACTCGAGGGATTTAAGTTCGCAGATTGATAATCTTGATGCACTAATCAAGCCACTTCGGATCATGAGAACAGCAAGAGTTTGACAGCTAATGAGAGTTAGGGGATCTCAAGTTTTCAACGTGAAGACTAATCATCTCGACGAACTAATCAAGCCGATTTTGGATCATGGTAACAGGAGTTTGACAAGTTCTTTGATTGGCCGAGACACACCCACCAAACTTAAAAACAGGATAGGTGCAAGGTTCGAGACAACTGTACATAGATAGGGAAAGCATATGTTTTCTTCAGTTTTATCTAACCTTCTTCGGTTTGTTATGTTTGTCATGGACATATATGAGTCTTTCTTATGTTTTAGGATACCTATGTGACATGGCCAATACCACCCAAAGAGCTCAATGTAAAGAAATGACAATTTGCTTATAATTGCGCTTTGCAAATGTTCCTCTTGTTAGTGCTCGGTATGATTCTCTTTACCTTCCAGCACGTGTCTCCATTAGTTTGGCATTGGTCATTCTGATGAGATATTTCGATGGAGAAATTGCTGTGTTCTCAGTAGCAGCATAAGACTAAAATGCCCTACATTTTCTAAAGTGCAAAGACGAGTAACTTCTGTCCAATTTGCAGAACATCTCTGAATCACCAACTTGTCTCACTTCTCGCATCAAAGCCCTTCATGTGCTCAGCAATAACAAACAAATTGAAGCTTATCACTAACACAAGAGTTCAAAAATACACAGCCGTTGCAACATAAACatacaaccaaataaaaagaagagaaaattctGAAGCTGAGGAATATTGGTTGGAGTGTTGGGACTCTCGATGTGTTCTAGCTTAAGCTCATGCTGGCTGGGGGGGCTGGGGCAGATTCTACTTTTGTCAGGGTTACAGACCGCAGTAGTTCCAGTGTGCTCGACAATCCAAGAAAATGTGAGAGGATTGTGTTGGCTGAGGCCtgaaataaatgattaatttatgTTCTTG contains the following coding sequences:
- the LOC102707322 gene encoding uncharacterized protein LOC102707322, which gives rise to MDLPSPFDHPLHRRGGHHHHYPDHHFPGGGGGGGGGGAAAAAAARSRYDYGGAYEPHPHHYHLPDHHHHHPPRVHHNHHYQPPAPTPPPPPPPPLPQSRYESSPHYGLPLRPLPDTYSPPPPPPPPYHDPPPHYHSHQRRGDEDFIPADEIRRVGGHHHHHPLQLPWEDTEEERRRYGASHQLRLSPSASRKRQRCAVHDGDLESTSSSGPPPRRQRQLPHLDYALDDSFVDRNTAHPGYSSHEGFSIHSDSKVSRKTQMPTQMPLPGSPHATSAGYPRRAPQKVAPTRVSVWHRIEENPAVYEPPPPLHLPKEVHVSPCKSNNVAPASRELASVISVDCRGKSADGNEGDSNIGTKKNPVKKNEKVLASVLVKPSMEPKEKEVAVKKMLKKPSKVQKNAVDSTSGSLISTPHPGAGVKKVKKIVIKKIVRKINGKGKQISSPVVSEKRDSTDANACEKEEGEITTSSFEKDAISAHDPIAVSDTAGFGNGVNAQKEESNIFTNPSGRNAASAIKYTGSSESVHSGKEEGRSPMKPVDNINASLAIDRTEVLEKSGTKRYRKEHDMSSIGSGVNDAFVVENDHTQEEVNIPILSGEMNVADASNSVRVSDARELPQCDGSSMEEIKVHKDVDANNAVCMDGISSNSDTTELSGNEGGRRESEKILIARNELVSNFVGSPSTADICMTSGEDAQKQDGVILIGSIEKSIGFLGESMGTRRTAESGVSKDVPSEVDNMLIHPREKDFMTLNSWRALNNTKVSEKEDIQEKEDRIPMESIIACTSSGNEDMQVNEGIQPMKLSEANAFSGSEDIRGKECIIPMCSSGTNTSLVNHGNASNPKHVSANDDTPKKESHRSIESCKNNTFEIMHHKEVASTEEVITSMSLGRKLAECPVRSNERCSGAIGNSANTLEFDLACATEGNQMEDLLNNRTALDETNNPLDAEDSSAFDLPSSRNVESTASPLYDLMEDSTSDGILNISLGRSTTLQAAELMDHRGAHMSSENDSLIHCQESSTVPGNCEQSVRTALTLGSNTYFSSAEIDDQPEGSHEHVEGQRGLNVAIQKEFNSSGKIKALTGEGVTSTGIQNWLTLPPSINNMEMSGQFLDNGFTGSNDRLGLDQSIDDATSMSQGHDITQDMDQCGSEEAFVSQDHSNRLCGSNLSHSHLLVPKEGSMDVEDQSEIILGLNPTSSVNGVHYGCQAVDIPVNDLNKPIPSALESSDLMDIDRYSSQVCVNTDHANLSNTENPGVESNTKQDLLSSWIEAIVSEAKKEHIPCISTPLSVGSPEKLLEPKEDNRKTVLETVVPSAVKSPQINFASCTLPKVAPKQVTLPSSSRESTRANQNARHRTWHRGNIASSSSSLHASQPSGLPPKLPLKNKKAENSYIRKGNALIRNPSNGKLPHSSSSHDTQNKLNKAVVRRSMNFVRKADMKDFVANSNISVERPKTPPLPLHTKSISSPTNFLEQLPQILQKQHGHEIEEDTTGQPKSGFDNPDIKTTQKSEPSDASKVVYVRPKSNQLVAAQRQHPVDLINSSTDKILSLQAPIASDLYLKKRKNQIILSSGSPSDGQNAKEMLPAENSNLDEKKDLMITCSINGIPGVKERPQKALQTANSEGRFSHVWTLNGQQPRRKGFMVNSHMNAFPRILPWKRKIFCKNFKSSHTTLSNVSSIRIVRKLLQTRKRDMIYTVSTDGFSLRKSGVLSVGGSSLKWSRSLEKRSQKVNKEATLALAEVERKKREKQKRHSLHNKGRNDHQYTESVTVNQLINNHQASSDSRKSSTCNEYVRVSKGNQLVRNPKNVIRMLASDKVRWSLHTVRSRLAKKQQYCQFFTRFGQCKKPRGKCPYIHDRAKVTICTKFLKGLCSNTSCKLTHKVLPERMPDCSYFLKGLCNNIACPYRHVKVNLNAPVCEDFLKGYCADGDECHKKHSYVCPVFEETGECPQRSRCKLHHPKSKVKSKRTRPDFLQNSSWGRYFDASIDHESETGKVSLDKDEREKPHRVFSDGDFLNLNDDGDEDIAALDVSDDIPLMELDSRDLSSQIDNLDALIKPLRIMRTARV